The Chryseobacterium shigense genome segment TTACACAGGCTAAGATGGTATTACCAACGGAAAGATCTTTTCCTTGATAACCATACACCATATTCTTAGAAACTTCACTTCCTAAATAAGGATCTTCTCCGGAACCTTCGGAAACTCTTCCCCATCTTGGCTCGCGGGAAATGTCCACCATCGGCGAAAACGTCCAGTTGATCCCATCTGAAGAAGCTTCTTTTGCAGCTATCCTGGCAGACTGCTGTACCAAATTCATATCCCATGAAGCAGCAAGACCCAATGGAATCGGGAAAGTGGTTTCGTAACCGTGGATTACATCCATTCCGAAGATTAAAGGAATTTTCAGACGGCTTTTTTCTATAGCTACTTTCTGAACTGCTTTGATCTTTTCAGCTCCTTTTATGTTGAATAATCCTCCTACTAATCCCTGCTCTACTTTTTTTCCGATATCTGAGCTTTGAGCCTGTCCTGTTGTAAAATCCCCGGAAGTAGGCAGGTTGAGCTGGCCAATCTTTTCATCTAAAGTCATTTTAGACAAAAGGTTTTCTACAAAGGCCTTTTTCTTCGCCTGATACTGGGCTGTCTGGTAAGACTGAACCGGCCTGGTTACCATTTCCTGTGCGGAAAACACCGGAGAAAGTGCAAGGGTTGCCATTACAATTAACTTTTTCATAAATCTATCTTCTTAAATTATATTTCTAATTTTATTTTTTTGTTTTAACGGGGAGGCGTTTTTTTGTTGGAAAACGCAAAGGCGCTATTTTTTTCAAGCTTTATGTTTTAAGGCGCAAAGATTTTATCAGAGATAAAAATTGATTGTGTTATAGCTAGCGTCTTTATTCTATTTAAATTTATTCTCACTTTTTCTTAGAGAGCATCCATTCATACAGTTTGGGATCAGAATAGGTAGAGTCCCATGAATTGTGATTATCATTCGGAAAGACCACCAGTTCTGCCGATGGATTTACCGGATGTAATCTCTGGTAAAAGTTAAAGGCATTTTCCGGTAAAACGATATCATCCATTCCGCCATGAAAAATTTTCATGTTGAGGTTTTTATACTGGTTAATGTTCGCATACATAATCATATCTGTAGGTGCACATACCGGTACTACTGCTGCAAACATTTCAGGATGTTCCATTGCAAGCTTCAATGTTCCCCAACCTCCCAGTGAAAGTCCTGTAAGATAAATTCTTGAGGCATCAATTTTATATTTTTCCTGAATGTCTTTGATCAGATTATAAATTGTCACCGTATCCCACCAAGAATCTGCAGGGCATTGTGGTGCTAAAATAGCTACAGGCTCCTTGATCAGATTTTTATATGTAAACGGGCTATGTACTTTAACTGCATCAAGATTATTTCCTCTTTCTCCTGAACCGTGAAGAAAGACGATCAAAGGTACGTTTCCTTTTGCTTTCTGAGGATAATCCAGAATATAGGATATCTTTTCTGTTCTTTTAAATTCTTTGTTTAACTCTGCTTTTATTTCCTGTGCATTCACCTGCAATGAAAGTGACAGGAATAAAAGGGAAAGATGTTTCAGTTTTAATTTCATATTGTTATTTAGGTTTTGGCTAAAGCCATTTGGTGTATTATCTTTTTATTTAAACGGGCTAAAGCCCGTTGCTATTGAATTAATTTCTATTGAATGAAATCCCGTTGAAGATAATATTAAAAATTCAGTTATTTAATATTATACTTCTCAGACCTGAAGCTTAGTTTCTTAAGTCCCTGCTGAATTTCAGGTGCATTCATAAATAATTTCCAAAGAAAACCTGTTCTGTAATTTTCAATCATAGGAGCTATCGTTCCCTGATCTATTGCTAAATATCTTGGAGTAAACCAATTGTTGTAATTAATGGATGTGGCATCATAAGGTCCCGCTGAACCAATAAATTCAGGTTTTTGAGTATAAAGGAATCTCAGGAAATTCATAGATTCTTTTGGTGTATACGGAAAGCTGCTCAATGCAGCAGTAGGTGTTATCACGCCATTATCATTGCCAGGCATGTGGGCGGTATAGCCCGTACTTCCGTCTTCATTTCTTGTATATCCGGCTGTCAATCCCCAATAATTTGGTCCATAACCTTTCCATTGTTTTGGATTTTCAACGCAGTATTTATAGTCGATGAGGACCTGATTTTTGTTTAAATTAAAATAGTTTTTCACTAATTTATCAGAAAGTCCGGTTGGATCCAGACCGATGTAGGAATATTGTGACCAGAAAAGCGGTCCGCCGTATTCTTCGGCATAATTGTGTTTTACATACAGAGGAAGTCCGTATTTTGTTTTATCTGTAAGGTAGGTTCCGCTTCTCGCCCAGCCTTTGTAATAGGTTTCTGCATCAATAGGATATGTAGGTGATGAAGCTGCAAGAATATAAGTGATCAGGCATTCGTTATACCCTTCTAGAGGGAAGTTCATTTCCCACTGATATTCGGGTGACCAGTGCCAGTAAAGCACTTTTTGACCTCCTTTGGTGTACCAGTTCCACTGAATTCCTTTCCAAAGCTCATCACATTTTGAAGCTAAGGCTTTCTCTTCTGCATTTCCGTTTTTAAAGTATTCACGTACCATTAGAATTCCTGAGGTAAGGAATGCTGTTTCAACCAAATCTCCCCCATTATCTTTTTTACCGAAAGGAACAGTTTTTCCTGTTTCTCCATTGATCCAGTGTGACCAGGCGCCTTTGTGACGGTCTGCTTTGGCAAGAAAATCCATCATATGAGTCAGTCTTTTTACAGCTTCTTCTCTTGGAATAAATCCTCTTTCCACGCCTACCAGAAGGGTTGCCAATCCGAATCCTGAACCTCCGGTTGTTACTACATGTTTGTCATTATCAGGATAAATGTTGTCTTCGTGATAACGCTCTCTTCCCAACATTGACTTAGGTTCGGCATAATCCCAGAAATATTTTAATGCGTCTTTCTGAACTCTGTCCATAAGCTGCTCGTCGGTGATATTACTTTTCACAGCTTCATTTTGTACAGTTTCCTGCTTCTGAGCCTGGGAGTTTTTGCAGGAGTATACAAAGAATAGAGATGTTACGGCAATTGATAATACGGTCCTTTTCATGAAATCTTTTTTACCTTGGTTGTACTAAAAGAAGAGGAGAACTTTCATTCTCCTCTAAAGTTTATGGTTTATATTTAATATCCTGGATTTTGGGTAAACAATCCGTTACTTTGATCCATCGCATCTAAAGGAATAGGAAATAATTCATTTTTTCCAGCTTTAAATCCGTAAGAAGCAAGAACTGTTGCTGCCTGCCCCGTTCTTACCAAATCTACAAAACGATCACCTTCCAAAGCCAATTCCACTCTACGCTCATGCCATATTGCTGTTCTGAGAGCAGCCTGTGATGAAGCTGTAGTTCCGGGAAGTTGTGCCCTGGTTCTAACTTTGTTAAGGTTGGTAATTGCTGTAGCGGTATTCCCCAGTTCATTTGCAGCTTCAGCGTTTATCAATAATATTTCAGCGAATCTCAAGATTCTGATATTCTGAATTGATCCATATCCACATGCATTATTATTAAGTGCTTTTGGAACATATACTTTTTGGTTGTATGTAGTAACAGACTGAGGATCTCCCATTGCAATAAGGTCTCCTTCCGGGGTAGTTTCCCCATTTCGAAGAATTGTTAATTCTTTACGGATATCTCCCGGTTCAAATGCATTTTCCAATGCCTGAGAAGGGGTAAAGAATCCCCAACCAAATTGGTTTCTCACTCCCTGAACTTCAGCGTACTGGCTGCCTCCAAATTGTGCAGAACATTGACAGTTAACTTCAAATACTGATTCTGATCCAAATTCTCCAGCCGGCCTGAATAAATGGTTAAAATCAGAATCTAAAGCATAGCCCATTACAATAACCTGATTAGTTGTATCATAAGCTTTCTGCCAATCTTTTTTATAGAGGTAAACTTTAGATAGCAGCCCAAGAGCAGCTCCTTTGGTAACTCTTCCTAAATCTGCCGCGCCATAACTTTGCGGAAGAACAGCCGCAGCACTCGTAAGATCTGAAATAATAAAGTTATAAACCTCATCTACAGAATTTCGTGGAATATTATAGTTCGTCTGAAGACCGTCAAATATTGGAACTCCGCCATAAATCCTCACCAAATTAAAATAGAAATATGCTCTTAACATTTTAGCTTCTGCAACCAATCTGTTTTTTAAATCGGCATCCATCTCAATTCCAGGAACTTTGGAAATTACCTGGTTGGCTCTGTTAACAGCCTGCCACTGACCGATCCAATATCCTCTTACTCCGTCGTTACTAACAGTATACGTAAAATTATCATATTCATTAATAAATGATGCATCTCCTGGATTTGAACCTTTTACAACATCATCTGCAGGCACCCCGAAAACAAACTGATAAGGAAATGCTGAATTTTCCCAGCTTCTCAAAAAGCTGTAAATAGCATTGGTTCCATTCATTGCATCCTGCTGCGTCGTGAAGAATGTAGACGCTTCGATTTCTCCTTCTTCTTTTATATCTAAAAAATCATCCTTGCAACTAGCTAAAAGAGAAACTAATGCGATTGATAAAAATATTTTTTTCATAACTCTTCTAATTAAAATGTTAAATTCATACCGAATGTATAGATTGCTGAAATAGGATAGATATTTTGGTCAACCCCCATTTGCACTCTATCCGTGTTCATAATTTCAGGTGAGAAACCATGGTACTTAAAGCTTGTCCAAGGATTCTGTGCACTTATATATAATCTTAATTTAGTTATAGACATAGAATTTGTAAATGCTTTCGGCAGGTTATATCCAACCTGGATATTTCTGATTCTGATATAGCTTCCGTCTTCTACATAGAAACTGTTCGGTAAAATAATAGCCTGATCATTGGTAACCATCGAATAAGAATTGGAAGTCCCCGCACCGGTCCATCTGTTGTTATAGAAATCTAAATCCCAGTTTTCGTTTCCGAAACGCTGTTCGCGGTTATAGTTATAAATTTTATTACCGAATACTCCCTGGAAGTCAATGGCAAAATCAAAATCATAAATATTCATATTAACACCAAAACCATAAGTTCCTTTAGGGATAGGACTTCCCAAGAATGTTTTATCTCTCGTATCAATAATTCCGTTTCCATCAAGGTCAGCAAATTTAAATGCTCCCGGACGTGCCTGGTTCTGCGTTGGTGAGGCATTTACTTCTGCCTGACTCTGGAAAATTCCGGCAACCTGATATCCGTAATAAGATCCAACTGCCTGACCTTCCTGAAGTCTTACAATAGAATTACCAAACAGGCTTACCCCTGTTTCCAAATATGAACCACCATATACTGAAGTAATCCTGTTTTTCAGGCCTGTATAGTTACCATAAACCCCGATACCGATGTTTTCGTTGATTTTAGTATTATAATTTACTGAAACTTCAAATCCTTTATTATTGAAGGAATAGGCATTAGTAACATAATTACGCCAGTTACTAGCTCCGGAAACTGTTCCCTGGAAAATTCCATATACAACATCTTTGGAATCTTTGTTAAAATAAGTAGCGTCTATTTTCAGCTTATTATTAAGTAAGGCCATTTCCAAACCTAAGTCTCCACCTGAAGTTGTTTCCCATCCAATAGTAGGGTCTATTATTTCATCAATAGTTTGCGCAGGATATCCTGTGTTTCCGTAATATGCTCCTCCGGCAATACTTGAAACGTTTAACGTATACTTTCTTGTTACATTAGGATTTCCAAGTTTACCATAACTTGCTCTCAATTTTAAGAGATTGAACAAATGCTGCTCACTCATAAAATCTTCTTTGGAAACAACCCAGCCTACACTTACAGCAGGGAAGAATTTGTATCTGTCATCTGAAGAAATCTGTGAAGTTCCGTCTCTACGAATTGAAGCATTCAAAAGATATTTTCCTTTGTAATCATAATTTAATCTTCCAAAGAAAGACTCAATACGGTACTGATCCTGATTTAGGCTTAATTCCGGTCTGTCATTAGTATAAATCAGAATGTTGTTTCCGTTACTTATACTCAAAGATTCATTTGTTCCATCATAAGGTACATTCTGTGCTTCGGAATAGATTTCAGAATAAGAATTCCTTGTTCTGGAAAAGCCTGCCAATACTTCAAAATTATGACTTCCAAAGCTTTTTTTCCAGGTTAAGGTATTGTCCCAGACATAATTTCTTTCTCTGGAATTTCTCGTAATTAGTTTTGTAGGCTTCTGATCTGAAACAGGGACATAATTAAGAGTCGGTGTATATTCATACTTGGTTGTATTAATATTATCCGAAGTGTAGCTAACCCTTAAAGTAAAATCTTTTAAGAATTTATATTCTCCCCAGATATTATTAAGTAATCTTTCCTGTCTGGTCTGAGAACGGAATAAATCCAGTTTGGCTCTTGGGTTCGGAATAGAATATCCGTTGAAAAACTGATAATCTCCTGTTGCAGGATTCATCGTTGAAAATATCGGAGGTGCATTATATGCATCTAACAATGGATTTTGAGCTGCATCAGTCCTCATTTTGGAGAATGAGAAATTATTTCCAATGGTAATATTGTCCGTAATTTTATAGGTAAGGTTTAATTTTGTATTTAACCTGTTGAAACCGCTTCCTGAGTTAATTCCTCTTCCTGCAGCCAGATTACCTTCATCCTGTAAATTTCCGATACTTCCGTAATAATTCAGTTTTCCTAAATTTCCGGAAGCCGAAAAATCATTCGAATTGATAATACTTGTTCTGAAAATTTCTTTAAACCAATTGGTATCTGCCGGAAAGTTGGATCTGCTTAAGAATTTTGTAGGATCAGTTACATTTTCATTTCTTAATTTTTCATTGTATAATTCAATATACTGATCCGAATTAGCCATTTCCGGGATATTGGTTACTTTTTTAAAGCCCAGATAAGAATTAAAGCTAAAAACAGGTTTCTTGCCTCTTCCCACTTTAGTCTTGATAATTACGGCTCCGTTAGAAGCTCTGGCCCCAAAAATAGCTAAACTTGAAGGATCTTTAAGAACACTCATAGATTCGATATCTTGTGGATTCAGGAATGAAATATCATCAGTAATCATTCCATCAACAATAAATACCGTTTTTCCTGTAAGCGATCCTACTCCTCTGATATCTACTCTGGGAGAACTGCCGGGTGCACCGGAATTCAGAATCTGAACACCGGATAATTTACCCTGTATTGAGCTTATGGGGTTCGCATTAGGCTTATCAGCAAGGTCTTTTGCAGAAACGATACCGATACTTCCGGTAACATTTTCTTTTTTCTGAGATCCATATCCTATTAAAACCACTTCCTCAATCTTTTGCTCTTTAGGAACAGTATCTTTCGGAGTAGTCTGTGCATTGACGTTCATACCGAAGTATAAAACCGCAATGAGACATGAATACTTTAAATCACGTTGTTTCATATAGTTCAATTTTATTCGTACAATCTAATTTTAATAATGCCCTGTTTGTGGAGTTATCTTAAATTCTCAAAAAAAGACATTAGTCAAAAATAGAAAAAAATCCGAACATTGTTAATATATCTTAAAAATTAAAAAAAAATACACAAATTTTAAATAAAAAACTCAATAAATTGAATTCAGGTAATTAAATTACATTATAATTATCAATTTACAATAAAATATCCAATTGGAAAATTTGCATTTTCAACAAAATATTCACCAAACAGCACAGAGAATTTAATATTTTGTTAATATACTTATAGTGTTTACCTTTGGCGTAATATTTGAAAAAATAAGAAAAAAGATCAATGAAAAAATATATTATAGCAGCAGCGTTATTAATTGGAACCGGAACATTAATTTTTACCAGCGTTCAATCCTGCACAACAGTGGCTACTTCAGACCTGGGTCTATCCATCATTAAAAGAGTTCTACTGAACGGGATAGATAAGG includes the following:
- a CDS encoding prolyl oligopeptidase family serine peptidase — its product is MKLKLKHLSLLFLSLSLQVNAQEIKAELNKEFKRTEKISYILDYPQKAKGNVPLIVFLHGSGERGNNLDAVKVHSPFTYKNLIKEPVAILAPQCPADSWWDTVTIYNLIKDIQEKYKIDASRIYLTGLSLGGWGTLKLAMEHPEMFAAVVPVCAPTDMIMYANINQYKNLNMKIFHGGMDDIVLPENAFNFYQRLHPVNPSAELVVFPNDNHNSWDSTYSDPKLYEWMLSKKK
- a CDS encoding glucoamylase family protein translates to MKRTVLSIAVTSLFFVYSCKNSQAQKQETVQNEAVKSNITDEQLMDRVQKDALKYFWDYAEPKSMLGRERYHEDNIYPDNDKHVVTTGGSGFGLATLLVGVERGFIPREEAVKRLTHMMDFLAKADRHKGAWSHWINGETGKTVPFGKKDNGGDLVETAFLTSGILMVREYFKNGNAEEKALASKCDELWKGIQWNWYTKGGQKVLYWHWSPEYQWEMNFPLEGYNECLITYILAASSPTYPIDAETYYKGWARSGTYLTDKTKYGLPLYVKHNYAEEYGGPLFWSQYSYIGLDPTGLSDKLVKNYFNLNKNQVLIDYKYCVENPKQWKGYGPNYWGLTAGYTRNEDGSTGYTAHMPGNDNGVITPTAALSSFPYTPKESMNFLRFLYTQKPEFIGSAGPYDATSINYNNWFTPRYLAIDQGTIAPMIENYRTGFLWKLFMNAPEIQQGLKKLSFRSEKYNIK
- a CDS encoding SusC/RagA family TonB-linked outer membrane protein, translating into MKQRDLKYSCLIAVLYFGMNVNAQTTPKDTVPKEQKIEEVVLIGYGSQKKENVTGSIGIVSAKDLADKPNANPISSIQGKLSGVQILNSGAPGSSPRVDIRGVGSLTGKTVFIVDGMITDDISFLNPQDIESMSVLKDPSSLAIFGARASNGAVIIKTKVGRGKKPVFSFNSYLGFKKVTNIPEMANSDQYIELYNEKLRNENVTDPTKFLSRSNFPADTNWFKEIFRTSIINSNDFSASGNLGKLNYYGSIGNLQDEGNLAAGRGINSGSGFNRLNTKLNLTYKITDNITIGNNFSFSKMRTDAAQNPLLDAYNAPPIFSTMNPATGDYQFFNGYSIPNPRAKLDLFRSQTRQERLLNNIWGEYKFLKDFTLRVSYTSDNINTTKYEYTPTLNYVPVSDQKPTKLITRNSRERNYVWDNTLTWKKSFGSHNFEVLAGFSRTRNSYSEIYSEAQNVPYDGTNESLSISNGNNILIYTNDRPELSLNQDQYRIESFFGRLNYDYKGKYLLNASIRRDGTSQISSDDRYKFFPAVSVGWVVSKEDFMSEQHLFNLLKLRASYGKLGNPNVTRKYTLNVSSIAGGAYYGNTGYPAQTIDEIIDPTIGWETTSGGDLGLEMALLNNKLKIDATYFNKDSKDVVYGIFQGTVSGASNWRNYVTNAYSFNNKGFEVSVNYNTKINENIGIGVYGNYTGLKNRITSVYGGSYLETGVSLFGNSIVRLQEGQAVGSYYGYQVAGIFQSQAEVNASPTQNQARPGAFKFADLDGNGIIDTRDKTFLGSPIPKGTYGFGVNMNIYDFDFAIDFQGVFGNKIYNYNREQRFGNENWDLDFYNNRWTGAGTSNSYSMVTNDQAIILPNSFYVEDGSYIRIRNIQVGYNLPKAFTNSMSITKLRLYISAQNPWTSFKYHGFSPEIMNTDRVQMGVDQNIYPISAIYTFGMNLTF
- a CDS encoding RagB/SusD family nutrient uptake outer membrane protein, producing the protein MKKIFLSIALVSLLASCKDDFLDIKEEGEIEASTFFTTQQDAMNGTNAIYSFLRSWENSAFPYQFVFGVPADDVVKGSNPGDASFINEYDNFTYTVSNDGVRGYWIGQWQAVNRANQVISKVPGIEMDADLKNRLVAEAKMLRAYFYFNLVRIYGGVPIFDGLQTNYNIPRNSVDEVYNFIISDLTSAAAVLPQSYGAADLGRVTKGAALGLLSKVYLYKKDWQKAYDTTNQVIVMGYALDSDFNHLFRPAGEFGSESVFEVNCQCSAQFGGSQYAEVQGVRNQFGWGFFTPSQALENAFEPGDIRKELTILRNGETTPEGDLIAMGDPQSVTTYNQKVYVPKALNNNACGYGSIQNIRILRFAEILLINAEAANELGNTATAITNLNKVRTRAQLPGTTASSQAALRTAIWHERRVELALEGDRFVDLVRTGQAATVLASYGFKAGKNELFPIPLDAMDQSNGLFTQNPGY